TCTGTTTCGTAGGCCGACCCAACACCGGCAAGTCCACCCTGACCAATGCGTTGGTGGGGTCGAAGATCGCCATCACGTCCTCGCGTCCGCAGACGACGCGGCACACCATCCGCGGAATCGTGCACCGCGAGCACGCGCAGTTGATCCTTGTCGACACCCCTGGATTGCACCGCCCCAGAACGCTTCTGGGGCAGCGACTCAACGATCTGGTGCAGGACACGTACTCCGAGGTCGACGTCATCGGCCTGTGCATCCCGGCCGACGAGAAGATCGGACCGGGGGACCGATGGATCCTCGAGCAGGTTCGCCACATCGCCCCCAAGACCACCTTGATCGGCATCGTCACCAAGATCGACAAGGTCAAGAAGGAACGCGTCGTGCAGCAGCTGATGGCGCTGTCGAAGCTCCTCGGCGACTCCAGCCATGTGATTCCGGTATCGGCCGAATCCGGTGAGCAGGTGGAGAAGCTGGTCGATCTGCTGGCGTCGGAACTCCCACCGGGACCGGCGTTCTACCCCGACGGTGAGCTGACCGACGAGCCGGAGGAAATCCTCATGGCCGAGCTCATTCGGGAGGCCGCGCTCGAAGGCGTCCGCGATGAGCTACCCCACTCGCTGGCCGTCGTCATCGACGAGGTCGTGCCCCGCGAGGGTCATGACAACATGCTCGACGTGCACGCGATTCTCTACGTCGAGCGGTCGAGTCAGAAGGCCATCATCATCGGCAAGGGCGGCTCGCGACTCAAAGAGGTCGGCACGGCGTCGCGATTGCAGATCGAGAAGTTGCTCGGCACCAGGATCTACCTGGACCTGCACGTGAAAATCGCCAAGGACTGGCAAACCGACCCCAAGCAGATGGGCAAGCTCGGCTTCTGACCTTCCCAGGTGAGCAGGCTACGAAGTTTCACTCACCTGGGTCCACCACGGTTCGGGGCGCTTGCGGTGCCACTGCAGCACGTTCTCGAGTTGAGCGGCAACCGACACCAGCAGTGGCTCCGATGATTCGTGTCCCATCAACTGCAGTCCGATGGGAAGGCCGCTCTTCGTCAGACCCGCGGGCACGTTCACGCTCGGCCAGCCCAGGACGTTCCAGGGCCACGTGTAGGGGCAGTGCTCGGTGATGACCCGATCGGTGTCGGCGTTGGAGATGCCGTCGATGGCGTCGACGCGCGGCGGGGGAGTTGCCGTGGTCGGGGCGAGCACGATGTCGTAGTCGTCGAAGAACCGGCCGATGCGGCGTCCGATGCGTGGTTCGGCCGCGCGGGCCGCGCGCAACGGGGCTCCGGCGAGGGCCCGGCCGCTCTTGGCGTTGGCTCGGGTGCGCGGGTCGGCGAGGGCCGGATCGGGAAGGCGATCGAGCCACGTGGCAACGCCTGCCAGTGATCGCGGTAAGAAGTTGAGCCCCAGCAACATTCCGTATGCGGGATCGTCGACGACCACCTGGTGTCCGAGCAATCGCAGCACTGCGGCCATCTCGTACGCCGCAGCCGCGATCTCCGGGTCCAGCGGGGCAGGCGTCGGGATGAACGGCTTGCGCAGGCTCAGCGCTATTCGGAGCGAGCCGGGGTTGCGTCCCACAGCGTCCGAGACGGTCAACGGAGCCGGGCGGTGCAGATCGCCGTCGTGGCCACCGGAGACCACGTCGAGGAGAAGTGCGGCGTCGGCCACCGTGCGTGCGAGCGGGCCGATGACGGTGATGCCGTTGAAGGCCTCGGCGTCCGGCCACGTCGATATCCGTCCCCGTTGCGGCTTGATGCCCACGAGATTGGTCCACGATGCCGGGATCCGGACCGAGCCGGCACCGTCGGAACCCAGTGCAGCCGAGACCAATTCGGCAGCCACCGCTGCAGAACTGCCACCGGAGGAGCCACCGGGGGTGCGCTCGCGGTCCCACGGATTGCGGGTGTGTCCGAAGGTGCCGCCGGTGAACGGCCATTGGCCCAGCTCGGGGCTGTTGGTCTTGCCCACGATCACCGCTCCTGCCGCGCGCAGCCTGCGCACCACCTCCGAGTCTGCGGTGGCAGGCGGAAAGTGCCCGGCGCAGCCGAAGGCGGTGGGCTCGCCGGTGACATCCACATCGTCCTTGACGGCGATCGGAACGCCGAGCAGGGGCGCGGTTCCACCTGCGGCGCGCAGTCGATCCGCCTCGGCGGCCTCGGTGAGTGCGGCGTCGCGACGCACGATTCGGAAGGCGTTGAGAGTGGGTTGGCTCTTCTCGATCCGGTCGAGTGATTCGGTGACCGCCTGTACCGAGGTGATGCGACCCGACGCGAGTGCGGCGGCCTGGGCAACGAGAGTCGACCGATGAAAATCCACGTTGGCACAGTATCGACTTCTCTCCAGCGCGGGAAGCGGCCACCGATGCGGCACCCGTGGGAGACTGGAAGCCGTGAGGCCATACCGTGACAACGCAGTCGTCCTGCGCCAGCACAAGCTGGGTGAGGCCGACCGCATCGTCACGTTGTTGACCAGGGAGAACGGTATCGTACGGGCCGTCGCCAAAGGGGTGCGTCGTACCAAGTCCAAGTTCGGCGCACGGCTGGAACCGTTCGCGCACATCGACGTACTGCTCTATCCGGGACGCAACCTCGACATCGTCACCCAAGTGCACACCGTCGACGCGTTCGGCGGAGACATCGTCGCCGATTACGGTCGCTACACCACCGGTTGTGCCGTTCTCGAGACCGCCGAACGGCTGGCGGGCGAGGAGCATGCACCGGCGCAGCGACTGCATCAGCTGACCGTCGGAGCGCTTCGAGCGCTTGCCCAGCACGTCCGCCCTCCCGAGCTGGTGCTCGACGCTTATCTGCTGCGCGCCATGGGCTTCGCCGGATGGGCGCCCGCACTGACCGATTGTGCGCGCTGCGCCGCAGTCGGGCCACATCGCGCATTTCATGTCGCCGCCGGTGGAGCGGTGTGTGTGCACTGCCGCCCGCCGGGATCGGCGACGCCGTCGACCGGGGTCCTGGATCTGATGGTCGCGCTCGAACGAGGCGAGTGGGACTACACCGTCACCACCTCCGATGCGGTTCGCAAGCAGGCCAGTGGACTGGTGGCGGCGCATCTGCAATGGCATCTGGAACGGCAATTGCGCACACTTCCACTCATCGAACGCTCGCACCCGCATCAGGTGCCGCTGGCGCAACCTGACTCCGTGTTCGCCGATACCGTCGGGCAGGATGGGGACCGTGATTCGACGACGAGAGCCGCAACCCCGGCCTGACGGACAGTCGGCAGTGCGCCCTCCCGATCCGCACCCGTCGGGCGCTCGGCCGCCGATTCTGCAGCCGGAACTGATACCTCGCCACGTCGCCTTGGTGATGGACGGCAACGGTCGATGGGCGCAGGATCGCGGTCTACCGCGCACCGCGGGGCACGAGCAGGGCGAAGCGGTGCTCATGGACACCGTCTGCGGATGTATCGAGATCGGTGTGCAGTGGTTGTCCGCGTACGCCTTCTCGACGGAGAACTGGAAGCGCAGCCCCGACGAGGTCAAGTTTCTGATGGGCTTCAACCGTGACGTCATTCGTCGTCGACGCGACGAGATGAACGAGATGGGCGTCCGGGTCCGCTGGGCCGGTCGGCGACCCAGGTTGTGGGGCAGCGTCATCAAGGAACTCGAAGTGGCCGAGGAGCTGACGAAGCACAACACCGTGATGACGTTGACGATGTGCGTCAATTACGGTGGGCGTGCCGAGATTGCCGATGCGACAAGGGAAATTGCCCGACAGGTTGCCGCAGGCAAGCTGAACCCCGAGAAGATCACCGAGGCAACCGTCGCGAAGTACCTCGACGAAGCGGATATGCCGGACGTGGACTTGTTCCTGCGACCGTCGGGGGAGCAGCGAACGTCGAACTTCCTGCTGTGGCAATCCGCGTATGCGGAGTTCGTGTTCCAGAAGAAGCTCTTCCCGGATTTCGACCGCCGGGACCTGTGGGAGGCGTGTATCGAATTCGCTTCGCGTGATCGACGATTCGGCGGAGTGAAATATGAGTGACGAAGTACAGGGTATCGACAGCTCCGGTGAGTTGACGTTGCAGACGCGGGCTCGGCTGGCGCTGTCGCAGTTCGCCACGGTGACCGTCGGCGAGGAAGGGTCGCTCGGTTTCGACTACGCCGGTGCCCTGTGCTCGTTGCGAGCCGTACAGCTCTCGCCCGAACTCGAGGTGCTCTCGCTCACCGCGGTGTTGGCGTGGGACAGGCCGCTCAAGGCGGCTCTGCACAAGAAGGTCTCGGACCGCAATGCGGATTCGCAATTCGGCGCGATCTCTGTCAATGCTCACGACAAGCTCGCAGATGTGTTGCTGCGCTACACCTTTCCGGCGAACGGGCTGGACGACGAGGCCATGCTGACGATGCTCATCCTGGTGCTTGCCGGCGTCGAGAAAGCACGCGAAGGCCTGCTGCCCTAATCTGTCAGCTAAGGTATGCCTGTACTTACTTCGAGTAGAGGCGGATGCAATGACAATGCGGTCGACCCGAATGCTGACGGCAGTGGTGGCGGTGATCGTCCTCGGTGTATCCCTGACGGCCTGCTCGACCGCAGATACCGGCGAATCGGGTACCCCGTCGGCCGACGGTGTCTTCCCGGTCGTCATCGACCACATCTACGGCAGCACGACCGTTCCGGAGAAGCCCACTCGCATCGTCACACTCGGAGTGTCCGACGCCGACGCCGTCATTGCCCTCGGCACTGTGCCGGTCGGGAACACCGGGTACACCTTCTACGAGACCGGACTCGGTCCGTGGACCGACGAGTTGGTGGGCGACGCACCACTGACACTGCTGGGCTCGGAGTCCGAACCGAACTTCGAGCTGATCGCCTCTCTGGCACCGGATTTGATCACCGGCCTGAACGCCGGCTTCGACGAGGCCACCTACACAAAACTCAGTGACATCGCCCCGACGATCGCTCGACCGGCGGGATCGGCGGCCTATGCCGTCGATCGAGAGGTGGCCACCGACACCATCTCGCGCGCGATGGGCGAATCCGAGCGTGGCGAGGAGCTCAATGCGCAGACGACCGCGTTGCTCGAGCAGGTTCGCACGGAACACCCCGAGTTCGCGGGCAGGACTGCCGCCGTGGTGCTTCCCTACGACGGGCAGTTCGGTGCGTTCCTACCTGGCGATGCCCGCGGTACGTTCGTCACCTCGTTGGGATTGACGGTTCCGGAGCCCATTCTCGCTCAGGACGACGGTACGAACTTCTTCGTACCGGTCTCGCTGGAGAACATCTCGATGCTCGACGCCGATGTGGTGCTGTACCTCGGCACGGGTGAGCCCATCGACGTCGTGGCGGAAAATCCGATCTTCGGGACATTGAAGGCAGCGCGCAACGATGCGATCCTTCCGCTGTCCACCGATCAGCGCGGCGCGATCACGTACAACTCGGTTCTGTCGATACCGTTCGCCATCGACGCGGTGGTGCCTCGCGTGGCCGACGCCCTGACGTAAGCGAGGTTCAGCGACCCGCCGCGCTGCACTGACTGCAGGTGCCGAAAATTTCGATGGTGTGGCTCACGTCGGTGAACCCATTGGACTCGGCGACAGTCTGGGACCACTTCTCGACGGTGGGCCCCTCGACCTCGACGGTGAATCCGCATGCTCGGCACACCAGGTGGTGATGGTGGCCCGAGGAGCACCGCCGGTAGACCGACTCGCCGTTGTCGGTGCGAAGCACGTCCACCGTGCCGGCGTCGGCCAGCGTCTGGAGCGTGCGATAGACGGTTGTCAGGCCGATTCCCTCACCGCGCTTACGTAATTCGTCGTGCAGGTCTTGTGCAGATTTGAATTCCTCGATGGTATCGAGCAAGTCCGAGATCGCACTGCGTTGCTTCGTGGCTCGTACTCCGACTACGACGGGTCGTCTCGGTGTTGCGGTATCGGTGGACTTCTCGGTCACAGGTTCCGGCCTTCCTCGGCGTGGGCCACGGCGTCGACGACGATGTGGGAGAGGTGATCGTCGACGAGTCGGTACAGGACTTCGCGGCCGTTGCGTTCTCCACGCACCACACCCGCGGCCTTGAGTACCCGGAGGTGCTGGCTGATCAACGGCTGCGTGACACCGAGGGCGACCACGAGTTCGTGGACGCATCGCTCGGACTCGCGCAGCTGCAGCACGATCGCGATCCGCACCGGGGCCGCAAGCGCGCGCAGAATGTCGCCGGCCGCGGCCAGGGTCTCCTTCGGTGGAATGTGGGCCGGGGGAGCGGCGGCGAACGGGTCGTTCTCGTGCATCGGATGCTCGGGGTCCTGCCGATCCGACGAATCTGTGTGAACGGCCTGCTCGGTGGACACGGTTGCGGCTCCTTCGGTTGCCGACTCGTTCTCGGCGAACTCTCTCTG
The nucleotide sequence above comes from Rhodococcoides fascians A25f. Encoded proteins:
- the era gene encoding GTPase Era, with product MSEQNNGEFRSGFVCFVGRPNTGKSTLTNALVGSKIAITSSRPQTTRHTIRGIVHREHAQLILVDTPGLHRPRTLLGQRLNDLVQDTYSEVDVIGLCIPADEKIGPGDRWILEQVRHIAPKTTLIGIVTKIDKVKKERVVQQLMALSKLLGDSSHVIPVSAESGEQVEKLVDLLASELPPGPAFYPDGELTDEPEEILMAELIREAALEGVRDELPHSLAVVIDEVVPREGHDNMLDVHAILYVERSSQKAIIIGKGGSRLKEVGTASRLQIEKLLGTRIYLDLHVKIAKDWQTDPKQMGKLGF
- a CDS encoding amidase, coding for MDFHRSTLVAQAAALASGRITSVQAVTESLDRIEKSQPTLNAFRIVRRDAALTEAAEADRLRAAGGTAPLLGVPIAVKDDVDVTGEPTAFGCAGHFPPATADSEVVRRLRAAGAVIVGKTNSPELGQWPFTGGTFGHTRNPWDRERTPGGSSGGSSAAVAAELVSAALGSDGAGSVRIPASWTNLVGIKPQRGRISTWPDAEAFNGITVIGPLARTVADAALLLDVVSGGHDGDLHRPAPLTVSDAVGRNPGSLRIALSLRKPFIPTPAPLDPEIAAAAYEMAAVLRLLGHQVVVDDPAYGMLLGLNFLPRSLAGVATWLDRLPDPALADPRTRANAKSGRALAGAPLRAARAAEPRIGRRIGRFFDDYDIVLAPTTATPPPRVDAIDGISNADTDRVITEHCPYTWPWNVLGWPSVNVPAGLTKSGLPIGLQLMGHESSEPLLVSVAAQLENVLQWHRKRPEPWWTQVSETS
- the recO gene encoding DNA repair protein RecO encodes the protein MRPYRDNAVVLRQHKLGEADRIVTLLTRENGIVRAVAKGVRRTKSKFGARLEPFAHIDVLLYPGRNLDIVTQVHTVDAFGGDIVADYGRYTTGCAVLETAERLAGEEHAPAQRLHQLTVGALRALAQHVRPPELVLDAYLLRAMGFAGWAPALTDCARCAAVGPHRAFHVAAGGAVCVHCRPPGSATPSTGVLDLMVALERGEWDYTVTTSDAVRKQASGLVAAHLQWHLERQLRTLPLIERSHPHQVPLAQPDSVFADTVGQDGDRDSTTRAATPA
- a CDS encoding isoprenyl transferase — translated: MGTVIRRREPQPRPDGQSAVRPPDPHPSGARPPILQPELIPRHVALVMDGNGRWAQDRGLPRTAGHEQGEAVLMDTVCGCIEIGVQWLSAYAFSTENWKRSPDEVKFLMGFNRDVIRRRRDEMNEMGVRVRWAGRRPRLWGSVIKELEVAEELTKHNTVMTLTMCVNYGGRAEIADATREIARQVAAGKLNPEKITEATVAKYLDEADMPDVDLFLRPSGEQRTSNFLLWQSAYAEFVFQKKLFPDFDRRDLWEACIEFASRDRRFGGVKYE
- a CDS encoding iron-siderophore ABC transporter substrate-binding protein, which codes for MTMRSTRMLTAVVAVIVLGVSLTACSTADTGESGTPSADGVFPVVIDHIYGSTTVPEKPTRIVTLGVSDADAVIALGTVPVGNTGYTFYETGLGPWTDELVGDAPLTLLGSESEPNFELIASLAPDLITGLNAGFDEATYTKLSDIAPTIARPAGSAAYAVDREVATDTISRAMGESERGEELNAQTTALLEQVRTEHPEFAGRTAAVVLPYDGQFGAFLPGDARGTFVTSLGLTVPEPILAQDDGTNFFVPVSLENISMLDADVVLYLGTGEPIDVVAENPIFGTLKAARNDAILPLSTDQRGAITYNSVLSIPFAIDAVVPRVADALT
- a CDS encoding Fur family transcriptional regulator, whose amino-acid sequence is MTEKSTDTATPRRPVVVGVRATKQRSAISDLLDTIEEFKSAQDLHDELRKRGEGIGLTTVYRTLQTLADAGTVDVLRTDNGESVYRRCSSGHHHHLVCRACGFTVEVEGPTVEKWSQTVAESNGFTDVSHTIEIFGTCSQCSAAGR
- a CDS encoding ArsR/SmtB family transcription factor translates to MHENDPFAAAPPAHIPPKETLAAAGDILRALAAPVRIAIVLQLRESERCVHELVVALGVTQPLISQHLRVLKAAGVVRGERNGREVLYRLVDDHLSHIVVDAVAHAEEGRNL